In the genome of Pseudarthrobacter sp. IC2-21, one region contains:
- a CDS encoding bifunctional methylenetetrahydrofolate dehydrogenase/methenyltetrahydrofolate cyclohydrolase: MTKTQTAKVLDGKAAAAAIKSELVERVAALKAKGVVPGIATVLVGADPASQLYVSMKHKQSAAIGMNSIQRELPADSTQEQVEALIDELNADPACHGYIVQLPLPKHLDTDAILERIDPAKDADGLHPTNLGRLVLNVSGEITSPLPCTPRGVIELLERNGYSLAGKHVVVVGRGVTVGRTIGLLLTRRSVNATVTLTHTGTENLSELLRQADVIVGAAGVKHIVKAADVKPGAALLDVGVTRETDPETGKSKVHGDIDPAAAEVAGWISPNPGGVGPMTVALLMTNVVEAAERQVAQESGSATA, from the coding sequence ATGACTAAGACCCAAACTGCCAAGGTTCTTGACGGCAAGGCCGCCGCCGCCGCCATCAAGTCTGAGCTCGTTGAACGTGTTGCGGCCCTGAAGGCCAAAGGCGTCGTCCCCGGCATTGCCACCGTTCTTGTGGGGGCGGACCCGGCCTCGCAGCTCTACGTGTCGATGAAACACAAACAGTCAGCGGCGATCGGCATGAATTCGATCCAGCGCGAGCTGCCGGCGGATTCCACCCAGGAACAGGTTGAGGCCCTCATTGACGAACTCAATGCGGACCCGGCCTGTCACGGGTACATCGTGCAGTTGCCGCTGCCCAAGCATTTGGATACTGATGCCATCCTGGAGCGGATTGACCCCGCCAAGGACGCGGACGGCCTGCACCCGACCAACCTAGGCCGGCTGGTGCTCAACGTCAGCGGCGAGATCACCTCGCCGCTGCCGTGCACCCCCCGCGGCGTCATCGAGCTCCTGGAGCGGAACGGCTACAGCCTCGCGGGCAAGCACGTCGTTGTGGTGGGGCGCGGTGTCACGGTGGGCCGTACCATCGGCCTGCTGCTCACGCGCCGGTCCGTGAACGCCACCGTCACGCTGACGCACACCGGCACGGAGAACCTCTCCGAGCTGCTGCGGCAGGCCGACGTCATTGTGGGTGCCGCAGGGGTCAAGCACATCGTCAAGGCCGCGGACGTCAAGCCCGGTGCCGCGCTGCTCGACGTTGGTGTCACCCGTGAAACCGACCCCGAGACGGGCAAGAGCAAGGTCCACGGCGACATCGATCCCGCCGCTGCCGAAGTGGCCGGATGGATTTCGCCGAACCCCGGCGGCGTGGGCCCCATGACCGTGGCGCTGCTCATGACCAATGTGGTCGAAGCCGCGGAACGCCAGGTGGCACAGGAAAGCGGTTCGGCAACCGCGTAG
- a CDS encoding ABC transporter ATP-binding protein, protein MSSTPPGGLPARQDTVITAEDLRKTYGEVAAVDGISFSVPAGESFGLLGPNGAGKSTTMKMIGAVTQRTSGKLSIMGLDPDSHGPEVRAHLGVVPQQDNLDEELRVRDNLLVYGRYFGLPMSYLKPKADELLEFAQLTDKAKSKVDALSGGMKRRLTIARSLINEPQILLLDEPTTGLDPQARHTLWDRLFRLKEQGVTLILTTHYMDEAEQLCDRLIVVDKGRIMAEGSPAQLIREHSTREVLELRFGSERNVTIAGELQGIGERLEVLPDRVLMYTHDGEAALEQVSSRGLRPLTSLVRRSSLEDVFLRLTGRSLVD, encoded by the coding sequence ATGTCCTCCACCCCGCCCGGTGGCCTTCCCGCCCGGCAGGATACGGTCATCACCGCCGAGGACCTGCGCAAGACCTACGGTGAGGTTGCCGCCGTCGACGGTATCTCCTTCAGCGTGCCGGCAGGGGAGTCCTTCGGCCTGCTCGGCCCGAACGGGGCCGGCAAGTCCACCACGATGAAGATGATCGGCGCGGTCACGCAGCGGACGTCCGGGAAGCTCAGCATCATGGGCCTGGACCCGGACAGCCACGGGCCCGAGGTCCGCGCGCACCTTGGCGTGGTTCCGCAGCAGGACAACCTGGACGAGGAACTCAGGGTCCGGGACAATCTCCTGGTCTACGGCCGCTATTTCGGCCTGCCCATGAGCTACCTGAAGCCGAAGGCTGACGAACTGCTCGAATTCGCCCAGCTCACGGACAAGGCCAAGTCCAAGGTGGATGCGCTGTCCGGCGGCATGAAACGGCGGCTGACCATCGCGCGTTCGCTGATCAACGAGCCGCAGATCCTGCTGCTGGACGAGCCCACCACGGGTCTGGATCCGCAGGCCCGGCATACGCTCTGGGACCGGCTCTTCCGGCTCAAGGAACAGGGCGTCACCCTGATCCTGACCACGCATTACATGGACGAGGCCGAACAGCTGTGCGACAGGCTGATTGTGGTGGACAAGGGCCGCATCATGGCCGAGGGATCACCCGCGCAGCTGATCCGCGAGCACTCCACCCGGGAAGTGCTGGAACTGCGCTTCGGGTCCGAACGCAACGTCACCATCGCCGGCGAGCTGCAAGGGATTGGCGAACGCCTCGAAGTGCTTCCGGACCGGGTGCTGATGTACACGCACGACGGCGAGGCGGCCCTTGAGCAGGTCTCTTCCCGTGGCCTCCGGCCGTTGACTTCGCTGGTCCGCCGGTCGTCCTTGGAGGACGTGTTCCTGCGCCTGACGGGCCGGAGCCTCGTTGACTGA
- a CDS encoding gamma carbonic anhydrase family protein, whose protein sequence is MAPLHTFAGHAPAVHETAFIAPTASVIGNASLARDSSAFYGVSVRADTAAIMVGPGSNLQDNVVLHADPGFPCTVGAGVSVGHAAVVHGCTVEDDCLIGMGATVLNGAVIGAGSLVAAGAVVLEGTIVPPRSLVAGVPAKVRRELTDEEFEGVKQNAARYVELARLHRDLHG, encoded by the coding sequence ATGGCTCCTCTTCACACTTTCGCCGGCCATGCTCCGGCCGTCCACGAAACAGCGTTCATCGCCCCCACCGCGTCCGTCATCGGCAACGCCTCCCTCGCCCGGGATTCCAGCGCCTTCTACGGCGTATCCGTGCGCGCGGACACCGCCGCCATCATGGTGGGCCCCGGAAGCAACCTTCAGGACAACGTGGTGCTGCACGCGGATCCCGGCTTCCCCTGCACCGTCGGCGCCGGGGTCAGCGTGGGTCACGCCGCCGTCGTTCATGGTTGCACCGTGGAGGACGACTGCCTGATCGGCATGGGCGCGACCGTCCTCAATGGTGCAGTGATCGGCGCCGGCTCGCTGGTGGCGGCCGGTGCCGTGGTCCTGGAGGGGACGATTGTACCGCCGCGATCGCTGGTGGCAGGCGTACCCGCCAAGGTCCGGCGGGAACTTACCGACGAAGAGTTTGAGGGCGTAAAACAGAACGCCGCCCGCTATGTGGAACTCGCCCGCCTTCACCGCGACCTCCACGGATAA
- a CDS encoding ABC transporter permease: MTDQARAHPPAVSAARARRWGAFYYAEQVLRVMKGYGWSILMYSVGQPVAYLFAMGVGLATLVDAGAAGSFGGVSYLAFIAPALLVSAAVMTAANEFTFPVMDGFKWRRIYYGPHASPLAPQQIAAGQIMAVTVRLLVQSAIYFAVVGLFGASPSGWGWAGIVVATLAGLSFGLPLMAYAASIKEDKGQFALVMRFIVMPLFLFSGTFFPLDTLPLAVRWIGWISPIWHGTQLGRVFSYGYREPPVLTAVHIAVLAALAVLGWVLTKRQFIRRLGQ, translated from the coding sequence TTGACTGATCAGGCCCGCGCCCACCCGCCGGCCGTCTCCGCGGCGAGGGCGCGGCGCTGGGGTGCGTTCTACTACGCCGAGCAGGTGCTCCGCGTGATGAAGGGCTACGGCTGGTCCATCCTGATGTACAGCGTGGGGCAGCCGGTGGCGTACCTGTTTGCGATGGGGGTGGGGCTGGCCACCCTGGTGGACGCCGGGGCCGCGGGATCCTTCGGGGGCGTCAGCTATCTGGCCTTCATTGCTCCGGCGCTGCTCGTTTCGGCGGCGGTGATGACCGCCGCCAACGAGTTCACGTTCCCCGTGATGGACGGATTCAAGTGGCGCCGGATCTACTACGGGCCGCACGCTTCCCCGCTCGCCCCGCAGCAGATTGCCGCCGGGCAGATCATGGCCGTGACGGTGCGCCTGCTGGTGCAGTCGGCAATCTACTTTGCGGTTGTGGGATTGTTCGGTGCGTCCCCGTCCGGCTGGGGTTGGGCCGGGATTGTGGTGGCCACCCTCGCTGGGCTCTCGTTTGGCTTGCCGCTGATGGCCTATGCCGCGTCCATAAAGGAAGACAAGGGCCAGTTCGCGCTGGTGATGCGCTTCATTGTGATGCCGCTCTTCCTTTTCTCCGGAACGTTCTTCCCGCTGGACACGCTGCCCCTGGCCGTCCGCTGGATCGGCTGGATCTCGCCGATCTGGCACGGAACACAGCTGGGCCGCGTCTTCAGCTACGGCTACCGCGAGCCGCCGGTTCTCACGGCGGTGCACATCGCGGTGCTGGCTGCGCTGGCGGTGCTCGGATGGGTCCTGACGAAGCGCCAGTTCATCCGGAGGCTGGGGCAATGA
- a CDS encoding ROK family transcriptional regulator, with protein MSATARPTKSRAKNPGSQSALRQLNQQRIIETLMSGPSTQAELARQTGLSTATVSNIVKIMQDAGLASTEPITSSGRRALNVRLNSNGAVAVGIDFGRRHLRVVLASLSYHVIAEESVLLPLGHQSEEGIDAAVLLLDKLLLESGVDRAALVGAGVGIPGPIDRRTGTVAQGAILPEWVGINILQHLEETLKMPVFVDNDANLGAWSEVTWGPHTGVSNLMFLKIGSGIGAGLILNGAPYYGTVGITGEIGHATIHEQGLVCRCGNRGCLETIASTTTMIELLSRGEDPPASPADIVRKALARDPATLRVVDDAGQAVGRALGNVANLINPEVIVVGGPLAGLGDLLLDPIRRGLIRHAVPVVGETTTLTMSSLGDRAEALGAAALVFQHAGIRST; from the coding sequence ATGTCCGCTACAGCGCGCCCAACGAAGAGCAGGGCGAAAAATCCAGGGTCCCAGTCCGCCCTGAGGCAACTGAACCAGCAGCGGATCATTGAGACCCTGATGAGCGGCCCGTCCACCCAGGCCGAGCTTGCACGGCAGACCGGGCTGTCCACCGCCACCGTCTCCAACATCGTCAAAATCATGCAGGACGCGGGCCTGGCGTCCACCGAACCGATCACCAGTTCCGGCCGCCGGGCGCTGAATGTCCGGCTCAACAGCAACGGCGCGGTAGCCGTCGGCATCGACTTCGGCAGGCGCCATCTGCGCGTGGTCCTGGCTTCCCTGAGCTACCACGTGATCGCGGAGGAATCCGTCCTGCTCCCGCTGGGCCACCAGTCAGAGGAGGGCATCGACGCGGCGGTGCTGCTGCTGGACAAGCTCCTGCTGGAAAGCGGCGTGGACCGCGCCGCACTGGTGGGTGCCGGCGTCGGAATCCCGGGGCCGATCGACCGCCGTACCGGCACTGTGGCGCAGGGTGCCATCCTCCCGGAATGGGTGGGCATCAACATCCTGCAGCACCTGGAAGAAACCCTCAAAATGCCCGTCTTTGTTGACAACGACGCCAATCTCGGCGCGTGGTCAGAGGTCACCTGGGGGCCCCATACCGGGGTCAGCAACCTGATGTTCCTTAAGATCGGATCGGGTATTGGCGCCGGCCTGATCCTCAACGGAGCGCCCTACTACGGCACGGTCGGCATCACCGGCGAAATCGGCCACGCCACCATCCACGAGCAGGGCCTGGTGTGCCGTTGCGGCAACCGTGGCTGCCTGGAGACCATCGCCTCCACCACCACCATGATTGAGCTGCTCAGCCGCGGCGAGGACCCCCCGGCCAGCCCGGCGGACATCGTCCGGAAGGCCCTGGCCCGCGATCCCGCCACACTGCGCGTGGTGGACGATGCGGGCCAGGCCGTGGGGCGCGCCCTGGGCAACGTAGCCAACCTGATCAATCCCGAAGTGATTGTGGTGGGCGGCCCTCTGGCAGGCCTGGGCGACCTGCTGCTTGACCCCATCCGGCGGGGCCTCATCCGGCACGCCGTCCCGGTTGTGGGCGAAACCACAACCCTGACGATGTCATCGCTGGGTGACCGCGCAGAGGCCCTGGGCGCGGCCGCTCTGGTGTTCCAGCACGCGGGGATCCGCAGCACGTAG
- the purU gene encoding formyltetrahydrofolate deformylase, protein MTDEQLTKAYVLTLSCPDRPGIVHAVAGALLVAGCNILDSQQYGSPATGNFFMRVEATTTASRAELHAALEPVADAFGMQWGLNAVGRKVRTLLMASTSAHCLNDILFQQRSGTLPIDIPAIVSNHRDLAGLAEFYGIPFHYIPVTPDTKVEAEAKLRALMAEHDIELTVLARYMQIISDELCAELTGKAINIHHSFLPSFKGAKPYHQAHARGVKLIGATAHYVTAALDEGPIIEQEVIRVDHARTPEQFVQMGRAVEGRTLTQALQWHAEHRVLLDGNRTVVFN, encoded by the coding sequence GTGACTGATGAGCAGCTGACCAAAGCGTACGTACTAACACTGTCCTGCCCGGACCGCCCGGGAATCGTCCATGCGGTGGCGGGCGCCCTGCTGGTGGCCGGCTGTAATATTTTGGACTCGCAGCAGTACGGCAGCCCCGCCACGGGCAACTTCTTTATGCGCGTGGAAGCCACGACGACGGCCTCCCGCGCCGAGCTTCACGCCGCCCTCGAGCCGGTGGCGGACGCGTTCGGGATGCAGTGGGGCCTCAACGCTGTGGGGCGGAAGGTGCGGACCCTGCTGATGGCCAGCACGTCCGCGCACTGCCTCAACGACATCCTCTTCCAGCAGCGCTCCGGCACCCTGCCCATCGATATCCCGGCCATCGTCTCGAACCACCGGGACCTCGCCGGCCTTGCCGAGTTCTACGGCATCCCCTTCCACTACATTCCGGTCACGCCGGACACCAAAGTGGAGGCCGAGGCCAAGCTGCGAGCCCTCATGGCCGAACACGACATCGAACTCACCGTGCTGGCCCGCTACATGCAGATCATTTCCGATGAGCTCTGCGCGGAACTGACCGGCAAGGCCATCAATATCCACCACTCATTCCTCCCCTCCTTCAAGGGCGCCAAGCCCTACCACCAGGCCCACGCCCGCGGGGTGAAGCTGATCGGCGCCACCGCACATTACGTCACGGCCGCCCTGGATGAAGGCCCCATCATTGAGCAGGAAGTCATCCGGGTGGACCACGCCCGGACCCCGGAACAGTTTGTGCAGATGGGCCGTGCCGTTGAGGGCAGGACCCTGACCCAGGCGCTCCAATGGCACGCCGAGCACCGGGTGCTGCTGGACGGCAACCGGACCGTGGTCTTCAACTAG
- the glyA gene encoding serine hydroxymethyltransferase, whose translation MTTTATTTAEVSNQPLAELDPEIAAVLAQELGRQRGTLEMIASENFAPRAVMEAQGSVLTNKYAEGYPGRRYYGGCEYVDIAEQLAIDRVKALFGAEYANVQPHSGAQANAAALSAMITPGDKILGLSLAHGGHLTHGMKLNFSGKLYNVAAYQVEEDTFRVDMDKLREQAIAEKPQVIIAGWSAYPRHLDFEAFRSIADEVGALLWTDMAHFAGLVAAGLHPSPVPYSDVVTSTVHKTLAGPRSGVILAKQEWAKKINSNVFPGQQGGPLMHVIAAKAVAFKIAGTEEFKERQERVLEGARIIADRLNQADVAEAGVSVLTGGTDVHLVLVDLRNSQLDGQQAEDLLHSVGITVNRNAVPFDPRPPMVTSGLRIGTPALATRGFGAREFTEVAEIIATALKAGSATDVEALQSRVDKLAADFPLYPQHEQW comes from the coding sequence GTGACTACTACCGCCACCACCACAGCAGAAGTCAGCAACCAGCCGCTGGCCGAGCTCGACCCCGAAATCGCTGCAGTCCTTGCACAGGAACTTGGCCGCCAGCGCGGCACCCTGGAAATGATTGCTTCCGAGAACTTCGCCCCGCGCGCCGTGATGGAAGCCCAGGGCTCGGTCCTTACGAACAAATACGCCGAGGGTTACCCCGGCCGCCGCTACTACGGTGGCTGCGAATATGTGGACATCGCCGAGCAGTTGGCCATCGACCGCGTCAAGGCCCTCTTCGGCGCCGAGTACGCCAACGTCCAGCCGCACTCCGGTGCGCAGGCGAACGCGGCGGCACTGTCCGCCATGATCACCCCGGGTGACAAGATCCTGGGACTGTCCCTGGCACACGGCGGCCACCTGACCCACGGCATGAAGCTGAACTTCTCCGGCAAGCTGTACAACGTGGCTGCCTACCAGGTGGAGGAAGACACCTTCCGCGTGGACATGGACAAGTTGCGCGAACAGGCCATCGCCGAGAAGCCGCAGGTCATCATCGCCGGCTGGTCCGCGTACCCGCGCCACCTCGACTTCGAAGCCTTCCGCTCCATCGCCGATGAGGTGGGTGCGCTGCTCTGGACCGACATGGCGCACTTCGCCGGCCTGGTAGCCGCCGGCCTGCACCCGAGCCCGGTGCCGTACTCCGACGTCGTCACCTCCACGGTTCATAAGACCCTGGCCGGGCCGCGCTCCGGTGTGATCCTGGCGAAGCAGGAGTGGGCCAAGAAGATCAACTCCAACGTCTTCCCCGGCCAGCAGGGCGGCCCGCTGATGCACGTCATCGCCGCCAAGGCCGTGGCCTTCAAGATCGCAGGCACCGAGGAGTTCAAGGAACGCCAGGAGCGTGTGCTCGAAGGCGCCAGGATCATCGCGGACCGCCTCAACCAGGCTGATGTCGCCGAGGCCGGCGTCTCTGTCCTCACCGGCGGAACCGACGTCCACCTGGTCCTGGTGGACCTGCGCAACTCGCAGCTGGACGGCCAGCAGGCAGAAGACCTCCTGCACTCCGTGGGCATCACGGTGAACCGCAACGCCGTTCCGTTCGACCCGCGTCCGCCGATGGTCACCTCCGGCCTTCGCATCGGCACCCCCGCCCTGGCCACCCGAGGCTTCGGGGCCCGGGAGTTCACCGAGGTCGCCGAGATCATCGCCACCGCGCTGAAAGCCGGCTCGGCCACCGACGTCGAGGCCCTGCAGTCCCGCGTCGACAAGCTTGCCGCCGACTTCCCGCTGTACCCGCAGCACGAGCAGTGGTGA